GTTTGTCGGTAGCGGGAGAGGCTTGACCCGGTCCATTCTGCTCTGGCCTCGTTGCTGTTCAGCGGGCTCCAAGACCAACAAGGCCGCACGCCTCACGCGGCTTGCTGTGCCCGCACGACGGGCGTTTTAGGTAAGAGCGAGGTGACGGGCAACCgtgccgccggggacggcTCCCTGTCACTGGCTCCTGATTGAAGACGGCAGACTAACATGGTGCATCTGCCATCTATTGACGGCGCTTGCTGCATGCTTTCGGCGCATtgtgctggctgctgccggcaTTGTTGGACGGCCTTGCCATCAGGAACGCCCGCGCGAGCCCGACGTGACGCACAACGACATTCACAACAAGACaagcgcccccccccccccaagaaTCCACCGCGGAACAGCAGTGTTTTTCAGGGTGGTGCGGGGAGGACAAACGAAGAGTCGCCATGCCATTCTCCGCCTGGAGCACAGGACCTGCGGGGGAAACGCCACCGATTTGGCCCATCCGAGTCGTTGTCGTCTCCCCCCGTCGCACCAGCCgtgaatggatggatggatgggtgccGTGTTAACGTCAAGGTGCGGCCGCGCAGATGGGACGATGATGCACGAATCGCATAGCATGCGGCATGCTGTGAAGCGGCAATTGGATACCTTGCAGCAATACCCGTCCGGAGCAAACTGCGCACCGCATGCTACACCTACTCGTACGCGTGCCGGTCCTGGGCATCCTCCGGGGCCTCGGTGAAGGACGCGCCCCCCCCAAAATGCCCCGGAGCCTAGAGAAGCTGGGCTTGGCTTTGGTTCTGCACTTGTTGCAGGTCCGTGGTGCCCAATGCCCATTGTGGACCTGAGGATCGCGTGGATCTGTGGGCAGTCGGACCATTGGCCGCTCTTGCGCGACAGCGCTATTCCCAAGCCTCAAAGCCCCCTTCGTGGGGGAGGACGGGCGGAAGGCCAGGCACCCTTGACGGCCCATGCGATGCTGAGAGGCGGTTATCGTGGGGGGCAGGCCTTGGCGCTACCGAATCGCACCAGCCTCTTGACGCACCTCAAAACCTTTCCAGGTGGATTCGCGGGATGTGCCACCGTGGGAtggggtgggtggatggatggatgcatggacggatgcatggatggacggacagGCAGGCGCTCCTTATAACGACGGCACCCTCAtctggcgatgccgcctgcCGTCCGCCCCCCGCCTAGGTTTTCGCTCTTTTCCTTGCTGCCTGCCCTACGTGCTGATCCAGGTACTTGACTGCCACTTTCCAACCGAGTTCCTCAGGTCACTCTCGTCTTGTCCCGGAAACGAATTCGCCACACGACAGCATGACGGCTTCCACAACATCAGGACACATGAacggcggcaccaacggcGAGCCTGCTCCGTCGACCCGAGAGCCCCTGGCCCCGGGTGTATACGTGCCCACCGTGGTCTTCTTTACGCCAGAAGACACCATCGATatcgagacgacgacggcccacGCCAAGCGCTTGGCTGGTGCCGGCATTGCTGGCTTGGTCACCCACGGCTCCAACGGCGAGGCAGTTCACCTGGACCGGGAAGAACGCAAGCTTGTCACCCGCACAACTCGCACTGCCCTCGACGAAGCAGGCAGATCCGACTTGCCCGTCATTGTGGGTTGCGGTGCGCAATCGACACGGGAAACGATCCAGCACTGCCgcgatgcggccgaggcgggtgGTAGTCATGCTCTGATCCTCCCACCATCCTACTATGGCGGCCTATTGTCAACGGAGCTGATCCTCGAGCACTttcgcgccgtcgccgacgccagcccCGTGCCTCTGCTGATCTACAACTTCCCTGCCCCGTGTGGTGGTCTCGACCTCAGCTCCGACAGCATcctcgcgctggccgagcaTCCCAACATTGTGGGAGTCAAGCTGACGTGCGGCAATACGGGCAAGCTGGCccgcgtcgtggccggcacGCAGGGCACCTCGTTCAGAACGTTTGGCGGCAGTGCCGACTTCACCGTGCAGACGCTTTCCGtgggcggccacggcgtcatcgccggtCTCGCCAACGTGTCGCCCAAGGCCTGCAACGAGGTGCAGCAGCTGTGGGCTGCGGGGAACACGTCCGAGGCGGTCCGCCTGCAAGGCATCGTGGCTCGCGGGGACTGGGCTGCCATCAAGGGAGGATTTATCTCGGTCAAggccgcgctgcagcgctACTATGGGTACGGCGGCCAACCCCGCAAGCCGTGCACCCTGCTCGAGGGTAAGGCTCTCGAGGCGCAGCTGAGTGAGTTTGCGGAGCTGGTCGAGCTGGAGAAGagcgtggccggcggcgcggtggcggcgtagtcgtcgtcgttgtcgtcgtggtcgctGGTCTTTTTTCTTATTTGACGCGTCGGGACGGGGCAGCCCCCAAGTGCCTGCATGAACTGGTACATATTGGGAGTCCCGGAGGCCTTTGTGCATCAATAATAGGCTGCGGCGATTGGGTGTGGGTGGGAAGCACAGACTCTTGTCGGCTCACGGGCCACGGGGGCTGCAGATTGAATCCAcgggcgcatcgtcatctcTTCAAGTTTTTTTTATTGTCGCGTGGCATAGCAAATCGGGCGTTCTCTAGGGCTTCTTGACGGGAACAAAGAGATGGCCATGTCACTGATGCGTGGCTGTCGGGCGAGTCGAGCCGAGGCGCGATAGATTACATACATGTAATGAATTGAATGGTACCGTACTCTGGCAGTGTGTGCGGGATGCACTCAAGTCCTGGCTCACCTCAAATCAATGACTTGATCTTGGGGTTTCTTCATTGCAAACAAGACGAACTATTCAATTTTTCTAGCCCTACATGCTACACATCATTGCAACAGGCCTTCGAGGAACTTGACGAGGCCGTACGCCCCCGGGTCTGGGCACGAGTTCCATCCCTCGACGCTGACGTAGACGGACCGCCCCAGGCTGGCCTCCATGCCCTTTGTCGACTCGCATCCCTTCCTGGCTGCGTCTACGGCGCTCTGCAGACTCAGGGTGGTTGAGAGGGTCTCGACAAAGGGGGCCAGAGCATCGACGACAGTGCGGtcgccgggctgggcgggaGTGTACTTGGCCAAGCTGGCCAGGGCAGCCTTCAGGGCCTCGGCCCAGATCTGGGGGGTGACTTGCTGCTTTCCCGAAGATGCGGCAGACTGCTGCAGGCCAGAGGCAAGGGCGTTGATGAAGATGGCATAGAGGGCGCCCGAGGTGCCATCCATGCTGTTCTCCACAACATGGGCAATGGACCGAACAAGGCGGATTGCGTCACTGGACGGGGAAGACTGAATATGGGATaggacggcctcggcgcccgtcttgaGGCACAAGCcgcagtcgccgtcgcctacGAGGGTGTCATATTTTGTGATttgcgcctcggcggcaatgAGGGAGGACAGGCCCGCTGCGAGTCGCGAGGCGGCCAGCTGGGAATCAACTGACAGGACAGTCAGCATGTCTGGTAACCCATAGCGGAAATAGAAAAGGACCTACTGGTGAGGTTACTGGGCGGTGAGTTGTCATCTTCAGTCTCAGAGGGGGGAGCATCTGGGATGTCTCTCGACTTGCTCGTGTCGATTCCACGCTGCCAGTTCTCAGGCCGGACAGGAGGGGACCAGCCAGCGGCATCGGCAGGGGCGTCGAGCAAGGAGACAAAAGACTTGTCGGCGACCTTGAGGATTGTGATGCTGAAGCCCATACCGTTGAGACTGGTCATGTAAGTCCCGCTCAAGAGACGGGTCGGTGTCAGCTTGTACGTTGTGGCAAGCTGCTCCACGACCTCTGTAGTAATGGCGCCCTGTTCCAGGACactgatgccgccgaggttGTTGACCATGACGACAATCTCATCTGAGGGCGCGACGTTGATGTACGCGCGATCGGCGTCAGACTGATCGAGAAGCTGCTTGAGCATCGTCGAGACGAGGCCGGAGAGATCAGTTTTGACACGGCCGAAGCCTTCTTCATTGTGAATGCCCATGCCAATCTCAATGTCttggccgagctcgtcgggaACAATCTCGCGTCCAGGAACGTGAACATGGGCGAGAGATGCACCAACCGTGGCCGTGTTGTCGGCAACCTGGCTGGCAATTTTGCGAACATCGTCGAGACTCGCTCTGCGAAGCAGGAGTCAGCGTCAACTTGCATTTCGCAACGGCTGTGGCTGCGTAcccctgggcggcggcggcggcggcaatctTCTGCACCAGCACAGTACCGGCAAGCCCTCTCCTGCCAATCCTGCCACCCCTCTTGCgaccgacgccgacatcgtcgcctacgacgagctgctcgaccttGATGCCCTCTGCGCGGGCCTTCTCCACGGCCATGCCAAAGTGCAGGACGTCGCCGGTGTAATtcatgatgacgacgaggatgctACGGTCGGGCTGCTTTGCGCCTAGGACCTTGAGGGCGCGAAAGACCTGCTCGGCGGACGGGGAGGCAAAGACGgagccagcgacggcggcggagaggaagccgcggccgacgaagccggcaAAGGACGGCTCGTGGCCGGAGCCACCGCCCGAGAGCAGCGCAACGGCGTGCTGGgaggggccgtcgtcgtcgcagagGATGACGGTCTTTTGAGAGGGCGAGAGAGCCAGAGACGGATTGGTGTAGGTGCtggcgcggagggcggcggcgacgatggccgAAGCGTCGTTGGAAAAGTGCTTGGCTGTGGCGGGGTGTCAGTGAAATTGCTCCGGGTTTAGGGggttgacggcgacgcgtTGGGATAAACTGGGAGACGCACTAgacatggcgacgatggctgCCAATTCTACAGAAAACACTATCTAGGAGTTttgaggaagggggaggggagagaagATGAAGCGGAAGAGGGATACGGGAGGGAAGGGGCAGGTGGTGTTTGTGTAAGTCGCCAACAaggcaggcgcggcgcgtAGAAGAGAGCTCCTTCTTTTCTACCGGGTTGCGGGGGCATTGCGTTTCCCTGTGCCCACTGTCGACTCTGGGAGGAAGGAGCTGCCCAATGACGAAATACCCGCTGAAGAAACGACCTGCTCCAGTATCTGCAGTGATTGCTTCACCATGACAAtcccctccatcctcctTCCTGCACGCACATTCGCgtgcggcgtcgcgctgctgctgtggtggCGGCTTATTTTAGCTGCCCGCGCACCCCGCCTGCTACCTGACccccacccatccacccgcAAAGCCCCCCACGTTGCGGCATGCtcgtcctcctgctccttgaCTTCTCAACGCACCGCCAATCGTCACCACGACCAGCTCCAACAGTGACCCccaacgcacgcacgcacgcacacactcACGAATGcacgcgccgcagcccagccagaccaGGGCCGTTGTACCTTGATGCCCCTGCCACCCCTGCCTCTTGTTTGACCTCGtgtctcctcctcgagcacttccacgcccgccatctGAGGTGAGCTTCTAGGGCTtcccctcccatcccccGACGCGGGGGTTAAGGGTGTTgtccccccgccgcccatgtgGGCACCACGATGATATCCACAGCTTTGTCGTTTTTTGACCTGGAGGAACGGCGCTTACTTCGTATGCATGGCATCCCGCGGGGGGTGGGGAGGCGGACGCAAGTGGCCTTGGGCGGGGAGAAGAGGTGCTCGTCGGCTGTGACATCCATTCTCAGAACTGGCTGGATTCTAATAAGTTAGATTCTCGATTCTAGAAGCCACCCCCCCTGTCCGTTGACATCAGTTCGCACAAATTACTCGGTACATCTGCTGTGTTGCCAGTTGGGGTCTCGTCCTTGACGTCGGCCCGAGCAGCATATATACAAAAACCTCGTGCGGCTCGACCTATGCCGCGACTTATTAATTTCATGTGTTAGCATTCTGTTTTTCTGATTAACCCTAAGCCATTACCCTGAAACCCTGTTATGAGCCTGGCGAGAACTCGGTAAATCCCCAAGCGTATCAAACTTTTAGCCGTGAGCCCACTGCAAACCATGATAAAAGAAAAAGCCAGACTGGTAGTAATCCTCCGTAACCGAACAACTTAAGCATCCTGCAACTCCTTTACCCCAGGCgtaattaatattattaacttGGGAGCCTGGCGAGAACACGGCAAATCCCAAAGCGTATCGAACTTCAAGCCGTGAGCCCACCATAAACCATGACAAAAGAAAAAGCCAAACCGGTAGTATCCGCGACCCAACAACCCAAGCATCCTGCAACTCCCTTACCCCAGGCTTATTCAAAGTCATTGACCTGGAAGTATTGACCGGCAGGCTGCGGCGtcacctccccctccccctccccctccccctcgttCGCCCCCgtggggctgctgctctcctcCCAACTCCCCGTGCTTCGGACCTCCGACCCGCTGCCACCGAGTGCCACGCCTGAGTCGTGCTTCCCCGaggtatcgtcgtcgtcgtcgtcgatctTCCTTTCGCcctcttcatcatcacccccctcctcgtcttcctcctcgatgtcgtcgtcggactcactctcgtcctcctcctcatcatcctcctcctgaaatacctcgtcgcccgatACTTTAGGCTTCAGAAGTACCCATGGTCGATGCGCCAGATCCGGCGCGCTGCCGGAGGCGTCACTCGACCACGGAAAGATGAAATGGACTTCGGAcgtctcgagctcctcgggcTGAAACTCGTACCGGTAGCCGtggacgatgaagacgaccAGCTCCCCTCTGTGGTtttggtgatgatggtggtcGTAGTAGGCAAGGTTCGTCGGCGACTCCCTCGTGGCTGGCGTGGCCGTCCTCGGTGTCAACATGATCcatggccacctcggcccCGCCCCTCCTTGCTCGGATTGCGGATCCGGCATGATGACCTCCGCCTGCGACACCTCCAGCTCAGTGGACAACAGGTGGAAtcgctggccgaggacggtgaCGTGGACGCTGAGCCTTCGACGCGTCTctctcgccgttgccgtaGCCCCATGCTGACCAGGGGAtgcgggctggctgctctCTCCACttccctcgtcctcgtcctcgtcctcagcTCTGtcttctccttcctcgcGGATCTCGCCTTCCTCCAGATCCTcatccgacgacgacaagaagtCCTCCTGGCGGGGAGAGGTCTCCTGCGCCAGGGGTATGGTCCCTCCAACGAACCCCTCCCACTGcatgtcgctgccgctgttcgCTGCGTCGGGAGCAGGCAGCTGAGGTGCGACCGCGTCCTCGTGGCCGCTGGCCTCGCCCTGGTGACTGGCTTCGGCGGACATTGTTAACTGTCTACCAGGTAGACGCGTTGATCCTGTTCGAAGGGCCGGGGTGACAGACGGCGTTGGGTAGAGAGAGCGGGGAGGTCGTATTACATGTATGTTGGATAGGGGTAGTGAACTGCGTACGTGGTGATGAGGCCGTGTAGAAAAATGTAGAAAAGTCTGAGGCGGACAGAGTTGGTGAGATCTCGAACAGGAGATATCTAGCAAAAGAGAAACCCGTAGCTTTGCAAGATGTTCAGATCAGAACCTGAAGtggcagcagggccaggatATGCCGGTCGAGGAAGGCAGAAGTGCCAGGCGCAACCCAAGATCTCCAGGGGCAGCCAAACAATGTTTACTGGTATAAACTCTCTTTGGGAATCTACCAAGCCGACTTGTAACAGACTTCCCATCAACGAAAGGTAAACAACGACCAGCCCAAAATCGCATCCCGATACGCCGTATCCATGCATGCAATTTGCAACCAGAACAAATCTATGCGTCACTTTACGCAGACTTCTTAcccttcttggccttcttgcgAGACTTGTCGCCCATGGCCTCCTCGTAGACTTCGGCCGCCGTTTGCCCGACCTTGCGTTTTTGCTTGCCAGACTTTACGCTAACGACTGTGTTCGACTTGCCGTCCCTCGTGGCGCTCTTGACCTGCTTCTCAGCCTCTGCCCAGGCAGGGGCGTCACCCTCAATTTCGAACCTAAAGCAAGAGCGTTGACGTTAGTGCAAGTCGCCATATTTGCGACGCTGTGGTGAGGGAACAACGTACTGATCCAGCGGCAGAGAGTCAATCAGCTCCCTCTGCTTCTGCCTGAGCGCCGTGAGGGCCTCGTCCCCACCCtcttccagctcgtcgtcgagagaCGTGGACAAGGGTGCGAAGCGCTCGTCCACCACTTCGTCATCGTGCGCGCCGCTAGCGTCGGCCCTCGAGACACCAATCTTCTCGGGCTTGGGCATctccgcatcgacggcggcggacacTAGCGTACCAAAGTGTGCCGTCACCTTGCGAAGGATCTTGATAAACATGGCCAGGAGCTGCGACGGCTGTACATCCAATTCCTTTCCAATGGCATCGATCTCCTTGCGCTGCAAGCCAATGCCCAATAGGATGCACTGCTGCAAGCCCGTCAACTTGATGTCGCCTTTGAGCTTGCCCGAGAAGTACAGATTGGCAATGACCGGCATCATGTCCAGGATGACGTGGTAGTCCAGCATGTTGTTCGCGTACGACTCCAACCGCTTCAGGTCGAAGGGCGAGAAGTTGCGGTCCAGCTCGTACTTGTCCAT
This region of Purpureocillium takamizusanense chromosome 9, complete sequence genomic DNA includes:
- a CDS encoding 4-hydroxy-2-oxoglutarate aldolase (COG:H~EggNog:ENOG503NZE9) produces the protein MTASTTSGHMNGGTNGEPAPSTREPLAPGVYVPTVVFFTPEDTIDIETTTAHAKRLAGAGIAGLVTHGSNGEAVHLDREERKLVTRTTRTALDEAGRSDLPVIVGCGAQSTRETIQHCRDAAEAGGSHALILPPSYYGGLLSTELILEHFRAVADASPVPLLIYNFPAPCGGLDLSSDSILALAEHPNIVGVKLTCGNTGKLARVVAGTQGTSFRTFGGSADFTVQTLSVGGHGVIAGLANVSPKACNEVQQLWAAGNTSEAVRLQGIVARGDWAAIKGGFISVKAALQRYYGYGGQPRKPCTLLEGKALEAQLSEFAELVELEKSVAGGAVAA
- a CDS encoding uncharacterized protein (EggNog:ENOG503NUS7~COG:G) codes for the protein MSTKHFSNDASAIVAAALRASTYTNPSLALSPSQKTVILCDDDGPSQHAVALLSGGGSGHEPSFAGFVGRGFLSAAVAGSVFASPSAEQVFRALKVLGAKQPDRSILVVIMNYTGDVLHFGMAVEKARAEGIKVEQLVVGDDVGVGRKRGGRIGRRGLAGTVLVQKIAAAAAAQGASLDDVRKIASQVADNTATVGASLAHVHVPGREIVPDELGQDIEIGMGIHNEEGFGRVKTDLSGLVSTMLKQLLDQSDADRAYINVAPSDEIVVMVNNLGGISVLEQGAITTEVVEQLATTYKLTPTRLLSGTYMTSLNGMGFSITILKVADKSFVSLLDAPADAAGWSPPVRPENWQRGIDTSKSRDIPDAPPSETEDDNSPPSNLTIDSQLAASRLAAGLSSLIAAEAQITKYDTLVGDGDCGLCLKTGAEAVLSHIQSSPSSDAIRLVRSIAHVVENSMDGTSGALYAIFINALASGLQQSAASSGKQQVTPQIWAEALKAALASLAKYTPAQPGDRTVVDALAPFVETLSTTLSLQSAVDAARKGCESTKGMEASLGRSVYVSVEGWNSCPDPGAYGLVKFLEGLLQ